From a region of the Archocentrus centrarchus isolate MPI-CPG fArcCen1 chromosome 18, fArcCen1, whole genome shotgun sequence genome:
- the LOC115796665 gene encoding myosin-2 heavy chain-like yields MSSGSVVFGSVLVGALAVAVFKWRQSRGSKTDEHSNTAERKSTEALKPENETKPVKQENEVQTNEVNEGKTSEMPTCESLIKGIKAEVQDENEGNTKLQTAEKETEINNTEVLKQTVEQLEKTQAELQSKTEEICELKEELEKLEWLRNDTLKGMEESQTKFTKLTLAIKRMEKLEEYTDLGKLQSLCSENTSLEKDLQTLKTELKDSQKELKDKTDETLVLRAEKNRRKENERYLQTMKLRLEDENKEVNEELAKVKHELRDEHQRRTAAEITMQTLKKALGANDEKIKEKEDEILELRAEKNRREGDEKELQTTQRKLQANNEELTEEVSKIKQQLNNEKQRRMDTEMTLQSLKTKLDANSKEIKEKEGEVLELRAEKNRREGDEKELQTTQRKLQAKNEELQEEAAKVQQQLQTEKQRRQEAETSLQQLKKKLETKDTKVKAAAEEAVKESETSGEETE; encoded by the exons ATGTCTTCTGGTTCAGTTGTCTTTGGGTCCGTTCTTGTTGGTGCTCTCGCTGTTGCTGTCTTTAAGTGGAGACAAAGCA GAGGAAGCAAAACAGATGAGCATTCCaacacagctgagaggaagtCAACAGAAGCTTTGAAGCcagaaaatgaaaccaaaccT GTGAAGCAGGAGAACGAGGTCCAGACAAATGAGGTCAATGAAGGCAAGACCAGTGAG ATGCCTACCTGTGAGTCTCTGATCAAAGGTATAAAAGCTGAAGTCCAGGATGAGAATGAAGGGAATACCAAGCTGCAAACAGCCGAGAAGGAAACAGAGATCAACAACACTGAG GTGCTCAAACAGACAGTCGAGCAGCTGGAGAAGACACAAGCTGAACTCCAGAGCAAGACTGAGGAGATCTgtgagctgaaggaggag cTCGAGAAACTTGAGTGGCTGAGAAACGACACCCTTAAAGGGATGGAGGAGTCACAGACGAAGTTCACCAAGCTTACCCTCGCTATCAAAAGGATGGAGAAA TTGGAGGAGTACACAGACTTGGGCAAGCTCCAATCACTCTGTTCTGAGAATACATCATTGGAGAAAGACCTGCAGACTCTGAAGACAGAGCTTAAGGACAGCCAAAAAGAG TTGAAAGATAAAACGGATGAAACCCTGGTGCTCCGCGCTGAGAAAAACaggaggaaagaaaatgagaggtACCTGCAGACCATGAAGCTGAGGCTTGAGGATGAGAATAAAGAG GTGAATGAGGAACTAGCTAAAGTCAAACATGAGCTCAGGGATGAACATCAGAGGAGGACGGCTGCTGAGATAACCATGCAGACGCTGAAGAAGGCGCTGGGAGCCAACGATGAAAAG ataaaagaaaaagaggatgaAATCCTGGAGCTCCGTGCTGAGAAGAACAGAAGAGAAGGAGATGAGAAGGAGCTGCAGACCACACAGAGGAAACTCCAGGCCAACAATGAAGAG CTGACCGAGGAAGtctctaaaataaagcagcagCTTAATAATgagaagcagaggaggatggACACAGAAATGACTCTGCAGTCCCTGAAAACAAAGCTGGACGCCAACAGCAAAGAG ataaaagaaaaagagggtgAAGTCCTGGAGCTCCGTGCTGAGAAGAACAGACGAGAAGGAGATGAGAAGGAGCTGCAGACCACACAGAGGAAGCTCCAGGCCAAGAATGAAGAG CTGCAAGAGGAAGCAGCTAAagtacagcagcagcttcagacGGAGAAGCAGAGGAGACAGGAAGCTGAGACGAGCCTacagcagctgaagaagaagcTGGAGACCAAAGACACAAAG GTAAAGGCAGCAGCTGAGGAAGCTGTGAAAGAATCAGAGACCTCTGGAGAAGAAACTGAATGA